In the genome of Streptomyces globosus, one region contains:
- a CDS encoding DUF5719 family protein, giving the protein MKHRAPLTLAAAAAALAALAGAAHLLAPAAPADGAPAAQAARMPVERSVLVCPAPSSSDIAETVYTAITPAAPGASGRGTARLLGATKEAKPVLELREPGRPAGASASGAEAPALAGAADGVLAPGWTAQQTTKVSVGRARGLLGAACTAPGTDFWFPGVSTAKGREDYVHLTNPDDTAAVVDIKLFGPDGPVKADAGTNENIRIDPRSSKAVSLATLAPGAQLADAAARVTTRAGRVGASVQAGEEGVGADWLPAAAEPAPSLVLPGIPADAASVKLVVFAPGEEDADLALRLAGPNGSISPAGSERLHVKAGTAASADLKDLTRGEAGSLLLAPAVDGKPVPVVAALRVVRGSGARQELAFVPAAAPVGARATAADNRAGDGAGVLSLTAVGADAKVRVTASPGTEGGEPAVQEVTVRAGTTQALPSPAPAGLKGAYALTVETLSGGPVYASRMLALPHEGIPMFTVQVLSDDRGTVPVPQARQDLSVLTR; this is encoded by the coding sequence GTGAAGCACCGCGCCCCCCTGACACTGGCGGCCGCCGCCGCTGCCCTCGCCGCCCTCGCCGGCGCCGCCCACCTCCTCGCGCCCGCCGCCCCCGCCGACGGCGCCCCGGCGGCCCAGGCCGCACGGATGCCGGTGGAGCGCTCTGTCCTGGTGTGCCCGGCGCCCAGCTCCTCGGACATCGCGGAGACCGTGTACACGGCGATCACGCCCGCCGCGCCCGGCGCCTCCGGCCGGGGCACCGCCCGCCTCCTCGGCGCCACCAAGGAGGCCAAGCCGGTCCTGGAGCTCAGGGAGCCCGGCAGGCCGGCCGGGGCGAGCGCCTCCGGGGCCGAGGCGCCGGCGCTGGCCGGCGCCGCCGACGGCGTCCTCGCACCGGGCTGGACGGCGCAGCAGACGACCAAGGTGTCCGTCGGGCGGGCGCGCGGGCTGCTCGGCGCCGCCTGCACCGCGCCGGGCACCGACTTCTGGTTCCCGGGGGTGAGCACGGCCAAGGGCCGCGAGGACTACGTGCACCTGACCAACCCGGACGACACCGCGGCCGTGGTCGACATCAAGCTGTTCGGCCCGGACGGCCCCGTCAAGGCGGACGCCGGCACCAACGAGAACATCCGCATCGACCCCCGCTCCAGCAAGGCGGTCTCGCTGGCCACCCTCGCCCCCGGCGCGCAGCTCGCGGACGCCGCGGCCCGGGTGACGACCCGCGCCGGCCGCGTCGGCGCGTCCGTGCAGGCCGGAGAGGAGGGCGTCGGCGCGGACTGGCTGCCTGCCGCCGCCGAACCGGCGCCGTCACTGGTGCTGCCCGGAATCCCGGCGGACGCCGCCTCCGTCAAGCTCGTCGTCTTCGCGCCCGGCGAGGAGGACGCCGACCTGGCGCTGCGCCTGGCCGGCCCGAACGGCTCGATCAGCCCGGCCGGCAGCGAGCGGCTGCACGTCAAGGCCGGCACGGCCGCGAGCGCCGACCTGAAGGACCTCACCCGCGGAGAGGCGGGCTCGCTGCTGCTGGCCCCCGCCGTGGACGGCAAGCCCGTACCGGTGGTGGCGGCGCTGCGCGTGGTCCGCGGCAGCGGCGCCAGGCAGGAGCTGGCGTTCGTCCCGGCGGCCGCGCCGGTGGGCGCGCGGGCGACCGCCGCCGACAACCGGGCCGGGGACGGGGCGGGCGTGCTGTCGCTGACGGCGGTCGGCGCGGACGCGAAGGTGAGGGTCACGGCGTCGCCGGGGACCGAGGGCGGCGAGCCGGCCGTGCAGGAGGTCACCGTCCGGGCGGGCACCACGCAGGCGCTGCCCTCCCCGGCGCCGGCCGGGCTGAAGGGTGCGTACGCCCTCACCGTGGAGACGCTCTCCGGGGGCCCGGTGTACGCGTCGCGCATGCTGGCGCTGCCGCACGAGGGCATCCCGATGTTCACCGTCCAGGTGCTGTCCGACGACCGCGGCACGGTCCCCGTGCCGCAGGCGCGCCAGGACCTGTCCGTCCTGACCCGCTAG
- a CDS encoding glycosyltransferase, whose product MSLHSQPTASHQAAATPQFPRHVVTAVLVAHDGARWLPRTLAGLLGQERPAQNHIAADTGSSDDSARLLAEALGDDRVLHLARRTGFGTAVDEAARSAGTPSLDDLPYLRRPSGWDPVSRTWRDDAYDLPELPHGEPVQWLWLLHDDSAPEPDALTELLRVADENPDAAVIGPKLRGWYDNRQLLEAGVTIARSGRRWTGLDRREQDQGQHDQVRSVLSVSTAGMLVRRDVYDGLGGFDRRLPLMRDDVDLCWRAHSAGHGVLVAPDAVLRHAEAASRERRTVDCAGRTALGPHRVDKAGAVHTLLANCSGAALPYVLLRLVAGTVLRTLGYLVGKAPGQAVDELTGLLATLLRPGRLLAARRSRGRPAVPAKELRPLFPPPGATLRAGVEQLAAHFTDGRDTDSPAAGRHGAAAGPDDAAGLAPERFARLRRIARNPAPLLLALLAAVSLVACRGLLGSGSLMGGALLPAPDSGLDLWRRYTEDWQPAGTGSTAGAPPYLALLGALATLLLGSSDAALTLLLAGSVPLAGLTAYAASRPLVASRLLRAWAAAAYALLPAVTGALAGGRLGTAVLAVLLPLLARSAVSAFGLTAPAGAGQRGPWRAAWTLALLMTAAAAFAPVVWLPAAVLGLAAVAVHRAERKAYALRLLAVLAVPVAVLAPWSLTLLAHPGRLLDEAGLPGPAGAATALGLLGADPGGPKAGGGLLLAGALLAALAALARADRRTAVRAAWAAALTGLALAVLLNRTGWAGPATLLYGLGVLAAAAVGAEGARERVAASSFGWRQPAAALVALAAAAGPLLAAAAWAAGGAAGPLERRDPVQVPAFVAEDAGTRDRARTLVLGGTPARVSYSLVRGSGATLGDAETAPAGGSTRLDKAVAGLVAGSGADQTDQLGDFAVRYVLLRDDAPQEMRKVLDATPGLSRMSRLDGSALWRVDRQVARAVIIPAKPGEAPVPVASGPVEIHTRIPAGEDGRVLRIADRAAPGWKASLDGKPLKAETVDGWAQGFALPAAGGRLDLVHEDALPRTAWHAAQALLAAVLLVMALPGRRARLDDDLPDEGADTPEQAAPAGAPEGRRARRLRAGAGAAAAPEPPPAEPEGAVADPYAGIPAQPAYGEEAYAYQEYGGQPYDPYRQGTYPDQGYPEQGYPEQAYAEPGHADQAYPEAYTEPGQPYVPAQHTGHDPYTAQPYDPRAYGHPDPQQQPPYDPAPYDPQPYADAYDDPHGRQHHPRPDGSHQK is encoded by the coding sequence ATGTCCCTGCACAGCCAGCCGACGGCCTCCCACCAGGCCGCCGCCACGCCCCAGTTCCCCCGGCACGTCGTCACCGCGGTCCTCGTCGCCCACGACGGCGCCCGCTGGCTGCCCCGGACCCTCGCCGGCCTCCTCGGCCAGGAACGCCCCGCGCAGAACCACATCGCCGCCGACACCGGAAGCTCCGACGACTCCGCCCGCCTCCTCGCCGAGGCCCTCGGCGACGACCGCGTCCTCCACCTCGCCCGCCGCACCGGATTCGGCACCGCCGTCGACGAAGCCGCCCGCAGCGCCGGCACCCCCTCCCTCGACGACCTCCCCTACCTCAGGCGCCCCAGCGGCTGGGACCCCGTCAGCCGCACCTGGCGCGACGACGCCTACGACCTCCCCGAACTCCCGCACGGCGAGCCCGTCCAATGGCTCTGGCTGCTCCACGACGACAGCGCCCCCGAGCCCGACGCCCTCACCGAACTCCTCCGCGTCGCCGACGAGAACCCCGACGCCGCCGTCATCGGCCCCAAGCTCCGCGGCTGGTACGACAACCGGCAGCTCCTCGAAGCCGGCGTCACCATCGCCCGCAGCGGCCGCCGCTGGACCGGCCTCGACCGCCGCGAACAGGACCAGGGCCAGCACGACCAGGTCCGCTCCGTCCTCTCCGTCTCCACCGCCGGCATGCTCGTACGCCGCGACGTCTACGACGGCCTCGGCGGCTTCGACCGCCGCCTGCCCCTCATGCGCGACGACGTCGACCTGTGCTGGCGCGCCCACAGCGCCGGCCACGGCGTCCTCGTCGCCCCCGACGCCGTCCTGCGCCACGCCGAGGCCGCCTCCCGCGAACGCCGCACCGTCGACTGCGCCGGCCGCACCGCGCTCGGACCCCACCGCGTCGACAAGGCCGGCGCCGTCCACACCCTCCTCGCCAACTGCTCCGGCGCCGCCCTGCCGTACGTCCTGCTCCGCCTGGTCGCCGGCACCGTGCTGCGCACCCTCGGCTACCTCGTCGGCAAGGCGCCCGGCCAGGCCGTCGACGAACTCACCGGCCTCCTCGCCACCCTCCTGCGCCCCGGCCGCCTCCTCGCCGCCCGCCGCAGCCGCGGCCGCCCCGCCGTGCCCGCCAAGGAGCTCCGGCCCCTCTTCCCGCCCCCCGGCGCGACCCTGCGCGCCGGCGTGGAGCAGCTCGCCGCCCACTTCACCGACGGCCGCGACACCGACAGCCCCGCCGCCGGCCGCCACGGCGCCGCCGCCGGCCCCGACGACGCCGCAGGCCTCGCGCCGGAGCGGTTCGCCCGCCTCAGGCGGATCGCCCGCAACCCCGCCCCCCTCCTCCTCGCCCTCCTCGCCGCCGTCTCCCTCGTCGCCTGCCGCGGCCTCCTCGGCAGCGGCTCCCTCATGGGCGGCGCCCTCCTGCCCGCCCCCGACAGCGGCCTCGACCTGTGGCGCCGCTACACCGAGGACTGGCAGCCCGCCGGCACCGGCTCCACCGCCGGCGCACCCCCCTACCTCGCCCTCCTCGGCGCCCTCGCCACCCTGCTCCTCGGCTCCTCCGACGCCGCCCTGACCCTCCTCCTCGCCGGCTCCGTCCCGCTCGCCGGACTCACCGCGTACGCCGCCTCCCGGCCCCTCGTCGCCTCCCGCCTGCTGCGCGCCTGGGCCGCCGCCGCCTACGCCCTCCTCCCCGCCGTCACCGGAGCGCTCGCCGGGGGCCGCCTCGGCACCGCCGTCCTCGCCGTCCTCCTCCCGCTCCTCGCCCGCTCCGCCGTCTCCGCCTTCGGCCTCACCGCCCCCGCCGGAGCCGGGCAGCGCGGCCCCTGGCGCGCCGCGTGGACACTGGCCCTCCTGATGACCGCGGCCGCCGCCTTCGCCCCCGTCGTGTGGCTGCCCGCCGCCGTCCTCGGCCTGGCCGCGGTGGCCGTGCACCGCGCCGAACGGAAGGCGTACGCCCTGCGGCTGCTCGCCGTCCTCGCCGTGCCCGTCGCCGTCCTCGCCCCCTGGTCGCTCACCCTCCTCGCCCACCCCGGACGGCTCCTCGACGAGGCCGGACTGCCCGGCCCCGCCGGCGCCGCCACCGCCCTCGGCCTCCTCGGCGCCGACCCCGGCGGCCCCAAGGCCGGCGGCGGACTGCTCCTCGCCGGCGCCCTCCTGGCCGCCCTCGCAGCCCTGGCCCGCGCCGACCGGCGCACCGCCGTCCGCGCCGCCTGGGCCGCCGCCCTGACCGGGCTCGCCCTGGCCGTCCTCCTGAACCGCACCGGCTGGGCCGGACCCGCCACCCTCCTGTACGGGCTCGGCGTCCTCGCGGCCGCCGCCGTCGGCGCCGAAGGGGCCCGGGAGCGCGTCGCCGCCAGCAGCTTCGGCTGGCGCCAGCCCGCCGCCGCACTGGTCGCCCTCGCGGCCGCCGCCGGACCGCTCCTCGCCGCGGCCGCCTGGGCCGCCGGCGGAGCCGCCGGACCGCTGGAACGCCGCGATCCCGTCCAGGTCCCCGCGTTCGTCGCCGAGGACGCCGGCACCCGCGACCGGGCCCGCACCCTCGTCCTCGGCGGCACCCCCGCCCGGGTCTCCTACAGCCTCGTCCGCGGTTCCGGCGCCACCCTCGGCGACGCCGAGACCGCCCCCGCCGGCGGCAGCACCCGCCTGGACAAGGCCGTCGCCGGACTCGTCGCCGGCTCCGGCGCCGACCAGACCGACCAGCTCGGCGACTTCGCCGTCCGCTACGTCCTCCTCCGCGACGACGCCCCGCAGGAGATGCGCAAGGTCCTCGACGCCACCCCCGGCCTCAGCCGCATGAGCCGGCTGGACGGCAGCGCCCTGTGGCGCGTCGACCGCCAGGTCGCCCGCGCCGTCATCATCCCCGCCAAGCCCGGGGAGGCCCCCGTCCCCGTCGCCTCGGGCCCCGTCGAGATCCACACCCGGATCCCCGCCGGGGAGGACGGCCGCGTCCTGCGCATCGCCGACCGGGCCGCCCCCGGCTGGAAGGCCTCCCTCGACGGCAAACCCCTGAAGGCCGAGACCGTCGACGGCTGGGCGCAGGGCTTCGCCCTGCCCGCCGCCGGCGGCCGCCTCGACCTCGTCCACGAGGACGCCCTGCCGCGGACCGCCTGGCACGCGGCCCAGGCGCTGCTCGCCGCCGTCCTCCTCGTCATGGCCCTGCCCGGCCGCCGCGCCCGCCTCGACGACGACCTCCCCGACGAGGGCGCCGACACCCCCGAGCAGGCCGCGCCCGCCGGGGCCCCCGAGGGCCGGCGCGCCCGCCGGCTCCGCGCCGGCGCCGGTGCCGCGGCCGCCCCGGAGCCGCCCCCGGCGGAGCCCGAGGGCGCCGTCGCGGACCCGTACGCCGGGATCCCCGCGCAGCCCGCGTACGGGGAGGAGGCCTACGCGTACCAGGAGTACGGGGGGCAGCCGTACGACCCGTACCGGCAGGGCACGTACCCGGACCAGGGATACCCGGAGCAGGGATACCCGGAGCAGGCGTACGCCGAGCCGGGCCATGCGGACCAGGCGTACCCCGAGGCGTACACGGAGCCCGGGCAGCCGTACGTGCCTGCGCAGCACACCGGCCACGACCCCTACACGGCGCAGCCGTACGACCCCCGGGCGTACGGCCACCCGGACCCGCAGCAGCAGCCCCCGTACGACCCGGCCCCGTACGACCCGCAGCCGTACGCCGACGCGTACGACGACCCCCACGGCCGGCAGCACCACCCGCGCCCCGACGGGAGCCACCAGAAGTGA
- a CDS encoding WhiB family transcriptional regulator, whose amino-acid sequence MTELFQELLVEEADEELGWQERALCAQTDPESFFPEKGGSTREAKKVCLACEVRSECLEYALANDERFGIWGGLSERERRRLKKAAV is encoded by the coding sequence ATGACCGAGCTGTTTCAGGAACTGCTGGTCGAGGAAGCGGACGAAGAGCTCGGATGGCAGGAGCGCGCGCTGTGCGCCCAGACCGACCCCGAGTCCTTCTTCCCCGAGAAGGGCGGCTCCACCCGAGAGGCCAAGAAGGTCTGCCTGGCCTGCGAAGTCCGGTCCGAATGCCTTGAGTACGCCCTCGCCAACGACGAGCGGTTCGGCATCTGGGGCGGCCTCTCCGAGCGCGAGCGCCGCCGCCTGAAGAAGGCCGCCGTCTGA
- a CDS encoding cysteine dioxygenase: protein MRDSAAAPAVIESDLQIAGDILSVPHLLQPAREHPATVAEFAGLARSIAADRASWEHLVRYDATTRWYHRLRSVAPSPGSPTGYEVWLLSWVPGQGSGFHDHGPSSGVWTVLEGGLTEHSTRGSLTLGAGSQRVFAPGYAHEVVNDTLEGAVSLHVYFPGLQAMPMHNCHPAHPEAVRV from the coding sequence ATGCGCGATTCCGCCGCCGCCCCTGCCGTCATCGAGAGCGACCTCCAGATCGCCGGCGACATCCTCTCCGTACCGCACCTGCTCCAGCCGGCCCGCGAACACCCCGCCACCGTCGCCGAGTTCGCCGGCCTGGCCCGCTCCATCGCCGCCGACCGCGCGAGCTGGGAGCACCTGGTCCGCTACGACGCCACGACCCGCTGGTACCACCGCCTGCGCTCCGTCGCCCCCTCCCCCGGCTCCCCGACCGGCTACGAGGTGTGGCTGCTCAGCTGGGTTCCGGGCCAGGGCAGCGGCTTCCACGACCACGGCCCGTCGTCCGGCGTCTGGACGGTGCTGGAGGGCGGGCTCACCGAGCACAGCACCCGCGGCAGCCTCACCCTCGGCGCGGGCTCGCAGCGCGTCTTCGCCCCGGGCTACGCCCACGAGGTCGTCAACGACACCCTCGAAGGCGCGGTCAGCCTGCACGTCTACTTCCCCGGCCTCCAGGCCATGCCGATGCACAACTGCCACCCGGCCCACCCGGAGGCCGTCCGCGTCTGA
- the cofD gene encoding 2-phospho-L-lactate transferase — protein sequence MRIVVLAGGIGGARFLRGLKSAAPAAEITVIGNTGDDIHLFGLKVCPDLDTVMYTLGGGINEDQGWGRADESFTLKEELAAYGVGPTWFGLGDRDFATHIVRTQMLAAGYPLSAVTEALCDRWQPGVRLLPMSDDRVETHVAVTENGERRVVHFQEYWVRLRASLAAEAVVPVGAEQAKPAPGVLEALASADVILLPPSNPVVSIGTILAVPGIREAVAGAAAPVVGLSPIVGGAPVRGMADKVLAAVGVESTAAAVARHYGADLLDGWLVDTADADAVAEVEAAGIACRAVPLMMTGTEATAAMAREALSLAEAAR from the coding sequence ATGCGCATTGTTGTTCTGGCCGGCGGCATCGGCGGCGCCCGCTTCCTCCGCGGGCTGAAGTCCGCGGCCCCCGCGGCGGAGATCACGGTCATCGGCAACACCGGTGACGACATCCACCTGTTCGGGCTCAAGGTGTGCCCCGACCTCGACACCGTGATGTACACCCTCGGCGGCGGCATCAACGAGGACCAGGGCTGGGGCCGCGCCGACGAGTCGTTCACCCTCAAGGAGGAGCTCGCGGCGTACGGCGTCGGCCCGACCTGGTTCGGGCTCGGCGACCGCGACTTCGCCACGCACATCGTCCGTACGCAGATGCTCGCCGCCGGCTACCCGCTCAGCGCGGTCACCGAGGCGCTCTGCGACCGCTGGCAGCCGGGGGTCCGCCTCCTGCCCATGTCGGACGACCGCGTCGAGACCCACGTCGCCGTCACCGAGAACGGCGAACGCCGCGTCGTCCACTTCCAGGAGTACTGGGTGCGCCTGCGCGCATCCCTGGCCGCGGAGGCCGTCGTGCCCGTCGGCGCCGAGCAGGCCAAGCCCGCTCCCGGCGTCCTGGAGGCCCTGGCCTCCGCCGACGTGATCCTCCTCCCGCCCTCCAACCCGGTCGTCTCGATCGGCACGATCCTCGCCGTCCCCGGCATCCGCGAAGCCGTGGCCGGCGCCGCCGCCCCGGTCGTCGGCCTCTCCCCGATCGTCGGCGGCGCCCCGGTCCGCGGCATGGCCGACAAGGTCCTCGCCGCCGTCGGCGTGGAGTCCACCGCCGCGGCCGTCGCCCGCCACTACGGCGCGGACCTCCTCGACGGCTGGCTCGTCGACACCGCCGACGCCGACGCCGTCGCCGAGGTCGAGGCCGCCGGGATCGCCTGCCGCGCCGTCCCCCTGATGATGACCGGCACCGAGGCCACGGCGGCGATGGCCCGCGAGGCCCTGTCCCTGGCCGAGGCCGCCCGGTGA